A stretch of Babesia bigemina genome assembly Bbig001, chromosome : III DNA encodes these proteins:
- a CDS encoding phosphomannose isomerase type I family protein, putative → MEHSSQCIYRIKPVVRNYDWGAPARSSLVYRLYSHVAGLPSTPPADEAGNTPYAELWVGDHDSAPCIVIDLKTRVPCASRVQEATDGPEHGSTGSPSTSSTKGVTQGFTPSNGQGERLSAVYKRMGMQLFGQENNGVPILLKVLSIAKPLSLQIHPDPDTALKMFAQKHPSIVDCQAKPEMSVALSTFRAMCGLRPLSEIIRYAERYPPFASMIGTDVLECMRQAKPAEVGAIYAKLCRRLLLEQGEINVIEELVKLVKERTDHDISEQVMITLNDQYGKDICVSFAFVLNCVEIQRGEAFFIPPNVLHSYISGNCLELMNNSDNVIRCGLTSKATDTKAVMELVEVEVRRGDAFPQHVNTVTPEKTSPYVTIYRPLHPLCKFAVWLFEVPPKTHVSHSFNNGTRPFLCIIVETNDEVNVSYGLAEKGKDEVATASAEEQVPTGLGDAFFLYPNVALNVKNNGDSHFVMYLGTET, encoded by the coding sequence ATGGAACACTCATCGCAATGTATCTACCGGATAAAGCCGGTTGTCCGCAACTATGATTGGGGAGCTCCGGCACGGTCATCGTTGGTGTACCGCCTATACTCCCACGTCGCAGGGCTTCCTTCCACACCGCCGGCAGACGAAGCCGGCAACACACCCTACGCCGAGCTGTGGGTTGGCGATCATGACTCCGCTCCTTGCATCGTAATCGACCTTAAGACACGTGTTCCATGCGCTAGTCGTGTACAAGAGGCCACGGATGGGCCTGAGCATGGAAGTACCGGTTCACCATCCACCTCATCTACCAAAGGAGTCACACAAGGATTCACGCCAAGCAACGGGCAAGGAGAAAGGCTATCTGCCGTATACAAACGCATGGGAATGCAGCTGTTTGGGCAAGAAAACAATGGAGTCCCCATACTGCTGAAAGTTCTCTCCATCGCAAAGCCGCTGAGCCTGCAAATACACCCGGACCCAGACACGGCATTGAAAATGTTTGCGCAGAAGCATCCGAGCATTGTGGATTGCCAGGCAAAGCCTGAAATGAGTGTGGCTCTCAGCACATTCCGGGCCATGTGCGGATTGAGGCCACTGAGCGAAATTATACGGTACGCGGAGCGCTACCCGCCATTTGCGAGCATGATAGGGACTGATGTTTTGGAATGTATGAGACAAGCGAAACCAGCGGAAGTCGGTGCCATCTATGCGAAGTTGTGCCGGCGTTTGCTTCTAGAGCAAGGTGAAATTAATGTCATCGAGGAACTCGTGAAATTGGTGAAGGAAAGGACGGATCATGACATATCAGAGCAGGTCATGATCACACTAAACGACCAATATGGCAAGGACATTTGCGTTTCCTTTGCTTTCGTTCTGAACTGTGTAGAAATACAGCGTGGTGAAGCGTTTTTCATACCTCCAAACGTTCTCCACAGCTACATAAGTGGGAACTGCTTGGAACTGATGAACAACAGCGACAACGTGATCCGTTGCGGGCTTACCTCCAAGGCTACTGACACCAAAGCTGTCATGGAGCTCGTGGAGGTTGAGGTACGAAGAGGCGATGCGTTTCCACAGCATGTCAATACAGTGACTCCGGAAAAGACATCACCCTATGTCACGATCTACCGTCCTCTGCATCCGCTTTGCAAATTTGCCGTCTGGTTATTCGAGGTACCGCCCAAGACTCATGTTTCCCACTCATTTAACAACGGAACGCGGCCGTTTTTGTGTATAATAGTGGAGACCAATGATGAAGTTAACGTGAGTTATGGATTAGCAGAGAAAGGTAAAGACGAGGTGGCGACTGCTTCCGCCGAAGAACAGGTGCCTACAGGACTGGGTGATGCATTCTTCTTATATCCCAATGTAGCTCTAAACGTCAAAAATAATGGGGATTCGCACTTTGTGATGTACTTAGGCACCGAAACATAA
- a CDS encoding dihydroorotase, putative: MLRIPYADDLHCHLRQGELMSLVTRRIRQGGCDRVLVMPNTTPPVTTCAQAGSYRQQLLAIEPRVDYLMTLYLTHDLSADDLRMNARLNNVQGVKCYPVGTTTNSQHGFRSLEEFYPIFSVMEELGLSLHVHGEQPGSSPLSAEAEFIPHVEHVARSFPRLKVVAEHVSTKASLDAVSRVPNLAASVTPHHLFLTTDDVLSELDGVTLDNIASHIKNPHLYCKPLAKSAADRDALLQAVKSRSAKIFLGSDSAPHTLAAKSSANPPAGIYTQPFLMNYVATIFKQLDRLDFLEAFACRNGAAFLGLPQKELNCFELGDDTFTVPPTVDDILVPFLSGHELLKIKS, from the exons ATGTTGCGCATTCCGTATGCGGACGATCTGCACTGCCACCTTCGGCAAGGTGAGCTCATGTCGCTGGTGACGCGGCGTATAAGACAGGGCGGCTG CGACCGCGTGCTGGTAATGCCGAACACCACGCCGCCGGTGACCACCTGCGCGCAGGCGGGGTCGTaccggcagcagctgctcgcaaTCGAGCCCCGCGTGGACTACCTCATGACGCTCTACCTGACGCACGACCTGTCGGCCGACGACCTGCGTATGAACGCGCGTCTGAACAACGTCCAGGGG GTGAAATGCTACCCCGTGGGCACCACCACCAACTCGCAGCACGGTTTCCGG TCGCTGGAAGAGTTCTACCCCATCTTCTCCGTGATGGAGGAGCTCGGGCTCTCGCTGCACGTGCACGGCGAGCAGCCGGGATCCAGCCCACTGTCCGCCGAGGCGGAGTTCATCCCTCACGTCGAGCAT GTGGCACGCTCCTTCCCTAGGCTGAAGGTTGTGGCTGAGCATGTGTCCACCAAGGCGAGCCTTGATGCCGTGTCCCGTGTACCCAACCTCGCCGCCAGCGTGACTCCGCACCATCTGTTCCTGACTACGGACGACGTGCTGTCCGAGCTGGATGGAGTGACGCTGGAtaacatcgcatcgcacaTAAAAAATCCGCACCTCTACTGCAAACCGCTGGCCAAAAGCGCCGCCGACAGGGACGCCCTCCTACAG GCAGTCAAGTCGAGGAGCGCCAAGATATTCCTAGGTTCGGACTCCGCGCCGCATACTCT CGCTGCCAAGTCGTCCGCGAACCCGCCCGCGGGCATTTACACGCAACCCTTCCTCATGAAC TATGTCGCCACAATCTTCAAGCAGCTGGATCGCCTGGATTTTCTCGAGGCCTTCGCGTGCCGCAACGGCGCTGCGTTCCTTGGTTTGCCCCAGAAAGAGCTGAACTGCTTTGAGCTCGGCGATGACACCTTCACGGTACCCCCTACCGTGGACGATATTTTGGTGCCCTTCTTGTCGGGCCACGAATTGCTAAAGATAAAATCCTAG
- a CDS encoding protein kinase domain containing protein, putative, with amino-acid sequence MDANKAVLPSASSAAGAASAASKMPRYTYYLSNYQYLAPSVNHTFSADDDKSHSLSPKFGTDATCDDASSTFGDPQPSYVGPALLSSHTQATAHVGVVTSGRSMASESNYGMGEISPRFGRSEGTSSSSDRRIGSKVGSVDAEDELGCASVADEYSGDFSEASARMEEQRNLNTGLYMGHPLAAKMERWMAKYACGNMEEFRRRQKEHMRTLWRGTNRGESLDEFPIRCVFPWGETASEGNFDPLYIKVGDVLVRRYYVSEILGNTAFSVVLRARDDRDGGEVCLKISMPDTVNQAIDEINLLKILNTTNPKESRAIVQLKDYFYYKGCVFLILEILGPNLYESSRELYRRCKGPMCMPGERPPRMVPAEKAGWSLSTIRKVTVDILRSLKYMHSLGIINCDLKPENIVLNNGLESPIVKLIDFGSSCYIQERLNNYVQSRSYRAPEVILGLPYDTQIDLWSLGCVLCEMYMQRILFPSDNNATLMASMISLLGVPPVYLLEHKMNSTFMVLPNGNVADLGVSSDILKGQQKAMHSDYQSSLQCNISVSNSSRGSAVGAQLGSKADINMHADYDSMIDLNESNDSNGSPEYTNITPRKYSIMQEAVVSRRSGVARLHRVNKGIKLDFGHGRSKAKCVRIIEPSRCSIDEMLSTSTSPALEAFGDFIKGLLQYDPLERLTASTALSHRFITQLQ; translated from the coding sequence ATGGACGCGAACAAGGCGGTTTTGCCGTCGGCATCGTCTGCAGCCGGCGCTGCGTCTGCGGCGTCAAAGATGCCTCGCTACACCTATTATCTGTCCAACTATCAGTACCTGGCTCCTTCGGTGAATCACACGTTTTCTGCGGATGACGACAAGAGCCACAGCCTTTCCCCGAAATTCGGCACTGATGCCACGTGCGACGATGCTTCTTCGACCTTCGGTGATCCCCAGCCTTCTTACGTCGGACCTGCGCTGCTGTCTAGCCATACCCAGGCCACCGCCCACGTTGGCGTCGTTACCAGTGGAAGGTCAATGGCTTCCGAGAGTAACTACGGGATGGGCGAGATCTCTCCACGTTTCGGCAGGTCTGAAGGTACAAGCTCGTCGTCTGATCGCCGGATTGGGAGCAAGGTTGGCTCCGTTGACGCGGAAGATGAACTCGGCTGCGCCAGCGTTGCTGATGAGTACAGCGGCGACTTCTCCGAGGCGTCCGCGCGTATGGAGGAACAGCGCAACCTTAATACCGGTTTGTACATGGGCCACCCACTAGCTGCGAAGATGGAGCGCTGGATGGCAAAGTACGCGTGCGGCAACATGGAGGAGTTTCGTCGGAGGCAGAAGGAGCACATGCGCACCCTTTGGCGCGGCACCAACCGTGGCGAATCGTTAGACGAATTTCCCATTCGTTGTGTGTTCCCCTGGGGCGAGACTGCGTCGGAGGGAAACTTCGATCCGCTGTACATCAAGGTAGGGGACGTGCTTGTGCGTCGTTATTATGTATCTGAAATTTTGGGCAACACGGCGTTTTCTGTGGTTCTGCGCGCCCGGGACGACCGCGATGGTGGAGAGGTGTGCTTGAAGATAAGCATGCCAGACACGGTGAACCAAGCCATCGATGAGATCAACCTGCTGAAGATCCTCAACACCACCAACCCTAAAGAATCGCGGGCGATAGTGCAACTAAAAGATTATTTCTACTACAAGGGGTGCGTGTTTTTGATCCTTGAGATTCTGGGACCAAATCTGTACGAATCCTCACGGGAGTTGTACAGGAGGTGCAAGGGTCCTATGTGTATGCCCGGCGAGCGGCCCCCTAGGATGGTCCCCGCTGAGAAGGCAGGGTGGTCGTTGAGTACCATCCGCAAGGTCACCGTGGACATTCTTAGGTCGTTAAAGTACATGCACAGTTTGGGTATCATCAACTGTGATCTGAAGCCGGAGAACATCGTGCTGAACAACGGTTTGGAGTCGCCTATCGTGAAGCTGATCGACTTCGGCTCTAGCTGCTACATTCAAGAGCGCCTGAACAATTACGTGCAGAGCCGCTCATACCGCGCGCCTGAGGTGATTCTGGGCCTCCCCTACGACACGCAGATCGACCTTTGGAGTTTGGGGTGCGTGCTGTGCGAGATGTACATGCAGCGCATCTTGTTCCCCAGCGACAACAACGCAACGTTGATGGCGTCGATGATAAGTCTCCTGGGTGTGCCGCCGGTTTACCTCCTGGAACACAAGATGAACAGCACATTCATGGTGCTGCCGAACGGCAACGTAGCGGACTTGGGCGTGAGCTCCGACATCCTCAAAGGCCAGCAAAAGGCGATGCACTCCGATTATCAGTCGTCGTTGCAGTGCAACATCTCCGTGAGCAACTCCTCTCGCGGCTCGGCTGTTGGAGCGCAGCTGGGTAGCAAGGCCGACATCAACATGCATGCCGACTACGACTCCATGATTGACCTGAACGAAAGCAACGACTCCAACGGATCCCCGGAGTACACGAACATAACGCCGCGGAAGTACTCCATAATGCAGGAAGCGGTGGTGTCGCGGCGCAGCGGCGTTGCCCGTCTGCACCGGGTGAATAAGGGCATAAAACTAGACTTTGGGCACGGCCGATCCAAGGCGAAGTGCGTGCGTATTATCGAGCCTTCTAGGTGTTCAATCGATGAGATGCTCAGCACATCAACTTCACCCGCGCTGGAAGCCTTCGGCGACTTCATCAAGGGGCTGTTGCAGTACGATCCGCTGGAGCGTCTGACAGCTTCCACCGCGCTTTCGCACAGGTTTATAACCCAATTGCAGTAA
- a CDS encoding PHOSPHATIDYLINOSITOL N-ACETYLGLUCOSAMINYLTRANSFERASE SUBUNIT Q, putative, which yields MDNHQATVYLPAEDYRRVCAGDDSRLLVGWHIPVLRSTVAISSYPSCQERSLRCALQELAELPTLRHEFCRHGNLRILDISLTREHGGICMQSSDGNREPVQVVKYAVEDFGVVSFAELLTICAARQERIDAHDGGLPRQMRLSSYLITGCALLEYLDTQMHARIAESDVPKGSGDLAAFPPAHRKRHTRCEIAVNVVCQWMVQLVLYMSLCAQWVLSAASVVRCKPLHRTLNQLTIVSVISKRLTQMQQWQERYRELYLQDDIVDYLDARHSLRQSAWSVVTDVLVGVLQVLFFRRTVVYAVNYVRAALREVYVSTFKYTSYHFAMRIGKYCKLNNEVAVFVSRLLLSVLVVWRIIKPRIQAHFTVLSNIFQYSALFGVTCHTAVLVDILTIETMHVAYAHCIMLYLTKWMQRYLYSLLQLFKGKKWNVLKQSLDSNNYTREQLFLGTVIFTLLLLIYPTIWVFYCVTLLVYLPVFVARAFMRSVIEVMTKFPWYFLAYNALFPRRYKEGVYFVAHNHDTEGSSHAAADGADSDAGLDGEGLQVARPGLLLEMRCTPFSPRTVVQPMLKTLKSCCGSLNFWKSS from the exons ATGGACAACCACCAGGCCACTGTCTACTTGCCTGCCGAAGACTATCGCAGGGTTTGCGCGGGTGACGACAGCCGCCTGCTGGTAGGCTGGCACATCCCCGTTCTTCGGTCGACGGTGGCCATCTCCTCCTACCCATCGTGCCAG GAACGCTCCTTGCGCTGCGCGTTGCAGGAGCTGGCGGAGCTGCCGACGCTTCGCCACGAATTTTGTAGACACGGTAATTTGCGTATCCTGGACATATCCCTGACACGCGAACATGGCGGCATTTGTATGCAAAG TTCGGACGGCAATCGCGAGCCTGTTCAAGTGGTCAAGTATGCCGTGGAGGACTTCGGCGTGGTGTCGTTCGCCGAGCTGCTCACCATCTGTGCCGCTAGGCAGGAACGTATAGATGCGCATGATGGTGGACTGCCGCGCCAGATGAGGCTGAGCAGCTACTTGATCACCGGATGTGCGCTGTTGGAATACCTGGATACCCAGATGCATGCCAGGATTGCCGAGTCCGATGTGCCCAAGGGCTCCGGCGATCTGGCCGCATTCCCACCAGCCCACAGAAAACGGCATACTCGATGTGAAATCGCAGTGAACGTTGTCTGCCAGTGGATGGTTCAGCTCGTGCTTTACATGTCCCTGTGCGCGCAGTGGGTGCTCTCCGCAGCATCCGTGGTCCGCTGCAAGCCCCTGCACAGAACCCTCAATCAGCTGACTATAGTGTCGGTGATATCGAAGCGCCTCACTCAGATGCAACAGTGGCAGGAGCGCTACCGTGAGCTCTACCTGCAGGACG ACATCGTCGACTACCTCGACGCCCGACACAGCCTGCGCCAGAGCGCCTGGTCAGTCGTCACCGATGTGCTAGTGGGTGTTTTGCAAGTCCTGTTTTTCCGGAGAACCGTGGTGTACGCAGTGAACTATGTGCGTGCCGCGCTTCGGGAGGTGTACGTATCGACTTTCAA GTATACGTCGTACCACTTCGCCATGCGCATCGGCAAATACTGCAAACTAAACAATGAAGTTGCCGTCTTCGTGTCCAGGCTGCTCCTCAGCGTGCTCGTGGTGTGGCGCATAATCAAGCCGAGAATCCAGGCTCACTTCACCGTGCTCTCGAACATCTTCCAGTACTCCGCGTTGTTTGGCGTGACCTGCCACACCGCGGTGCTGGTGGACATCCTGACGATCGAGACGATGCACGTGGCGTATGCGCACTGCATCATGCTGTACCTCACCAAGTGGATGCAACGCTATCTGtactcgctgctgcagctttTCAA GGGCAAGAAGTGGAACGTGCTGAAGCAATCGCTGGACTCTAACAACTACACGCGTGAGCAGCTGTTCCTGGGCACGGTGATATTCACGCTGCTTCTCCTGATTTACCCTACGATTTGGGTGTTCTATTGTGTGACGCTGCTGGTATATCTGCCAGTTTTCGTGGCGCGTGCGTTCATGAGGAGCGTCATCgaggtgatgaccaagttCCCGTGGTACTTCCTCGCATACAACGCGCTTTTCCCGAGGCGCTACAAGGAGGGTGTATACTTCGTGGCGCACAATCACGACACTGAAGGTAGCAGCCACGCTGCGGCGGATGGCGCAGACTCGGATGCAGGACTGGATGGAGAGGGTCTGCAAGTTGCTCGGCCGGGGCTTCTGCTGGAGATGCGGTGCACGCCCTTTTCACCCCGCACCGTAGTCCAGCCCATGCTAAAGACGCTGAAAtcgtgctgcggcagccTGAACTTTTGGAAATCGTCTTGA